A part of Nocardioides sp. WS12 genomic DNA contains:
- a CDS encoding glycosyltransferase family 4 protein yields the protein MRILVHDHSGHPFQAELSRELARRGHDVTHSYVEGYVSGKGKLEAAPGETITFEGIGGAKLIDNQRMAQRLVRETRRGFELVRHVRRANPDITMMSNVQIPTLVIFALAMAVLRKPWVLWHQDVYAIAVKSFSGSKLPKHFAAVAWAFEVAERWCSRRAAAIVVIASSFVPVHEKWGTADKVTVIPNWAPLDEIVPVDRKNDWATENNVDDVRTLLYSGTLGLKHNPELLVHLAKATADAGQPVRLVVVNSGPAVDVLRAEAERLDVPITLLPFQPYERLPEVLGSGDVLVVLLEKEAGAFSVPSKTLSYLCAGRPVLGLMPAENLASSLVTRAGGLVLPPEGASVAEAGAWLVQVLQDDEMRTELGEASRDLAEQEFALDGCATKFEGLLRTHVRARGTGSSRLS from the coding sequence TTGCGGATTCTGGTCCACGACCACAGCGGACATCCCTTCCAGGCCGAGCTCAGTCGCGAGCTCGCCCGTCGGGGGCATGACGTCACGCACTCGTACGTCGAGGGCTACGTGTCCGGCAAGGGCAAGCTCGAGGCCGCGCCCGGCGAGACGATCACCTTCGAGGGCATCGGCGGCGCCAAGCTGATCGACAACCAGCGGATGGCCCAGCGCCTCGTGCGCGAGACCCGCCGCGGCTTCGAACTGGTCCGCCACGTGCGCCGGGCGAATCCCGACATCACGATGATGTCGAACGTGCAGATCCCGACCCTGGTGATCTTCGCGCTCGCCATGGCCGTGCTGCGCAAGCCGTGGGTGCTGTGGCACCAGGACGTCTACGCCATCGCGGTGAAGTCGTTCAGCGGCAGCAAGCTGCCGAAGCACTTCGCCGCCGTGGCGTGGGCCTTCGAGGTCGCCGAGCGCTGGTGCTCCCGGCGCGCTGCAGCGATCGTCGTGATCGCCTCGTCCTTCGTCCCCGTCCACGAGAAGTGGGGTACGGCGGACAAGGTCACCGTGATCCCGAACTGGGCGCCGCTCGACGAGATCGTGCCGGTCGACCGGAAGAACGACTGGGCCACCGAGAACAACGTCGACGACGTCCGCACCCTGCTCTACTCCGGCACGCTCGGCCTCAAGCACAACCCCGAACTCCTGGTCCACCTCGCGAAGGCGACCGCCGACGCCGGCCAGCCGGTCCGACTGGTCGTCGTGAACTCCGGCCCCGCGGTCGACGTACTGCGTGCGGAAGCGGAGCGGCTGGACGTGCCGATCACCCTGCTGCCGTTCCAGCCCTATGAACGCTTGCCGGAGGTGCTCGGCAGCGGCGATGTCCTCGTCGTCCTGCTCGAGAAGGAGGCCGGGGCGTTCTCGGTCCCGTCCAAGACCCTGTCCTACCTGTGCGCCGGACGGCCGGTGTTGGGCCTGATGCCGGCCGAGAACCTCGCTTCCTCCCTCGTGACCCGTGCGGGCGGGCTCGTACTGCCGCCTGAAGGGGCCTCCGTGGCCGAGGCCGGTGCCTGGCTGGTCCAGGTCCTCCAGGACGACGAGATGCGCACCGAACTCGGCGAGGCCTCCCGTGATCTCGCGGAGCAGGAGTTCGCCCTCGACGGCTGCGCCACGAAGTTCGAGGGACTCCTTCGCACCCATGTTCGAGCGCGTGGAACGGGTTCGTCCCGCCTCAGCTGA
- a CDS encoding sugar transferase, translating into MKKRAFDVVVISLAAVVWVPVVAVASMAVLLFSGRPIFYRSRRWVGPTTVIEMVKLRVMVRDAHKVTAPVDSGRFLNTPHDSPLYTPIGRVLDRLGLNEIPQFVHVLKGEMSIVGARPLTDVVRGALTDQHADIDSRWETPAGLTGLPQLVGRCSLTDDQRLALESAYSRQSAASPSIALDFKILLFTVLVTFGLRKPMSFDEALQLAAPRRQRTTVHMSDLAPQHYGAEADVA; encoded by the coding sequence TTGAAGAAGCGCGCGTTCGACGTCGTCGTGATCAGCCTGGCCGCCGTCGTTTGGGTACCCGTGGTGGCCGTGGCCTCCATGGCCGTGCTCCTCTTCTCAGGTCGACCCATCTTCTATCGCTCCCGCCGCTGGGTGGGCCCGACGACCGTCATCGAGATGGTCAAGCTCCGCGTGATGGTGCGCGACGCCCACAAGGTCACGGCCCCCGTCGACAGCGGCCGGTTCCTCAACACCCCGCACGACTCCCCGCTCTACACTCCGATCGGCCGCGTGCTCGACCGGCTCGGGCTCAACGAGATCCCCCAGTTCGTGCACGTCCTCAAGGGCGAGATGAGCATCGTCGGCGCCCGCCCCCTGACCGATGTCGTTCGCGGTGCACTCACCGACCAGCACGCCGACATCGACTCGCGCTGGGAGACCCCGGCCGGTCTGACCGGACTGCCGCAGCTCGTCGGACGGTGCTCGCTGACCGACGACCAGCGCCTGGCCCTGGAGTCGGCGTACTCCCGTCAGAGCGCAGCCAGCCCGAGCATCGCGCTCGACTTCAAGATCCTGCTGTTCACGGTCCTCGTCACCTTCGGTCTCCGCAAGCCGATGTCGTTCGACGAGGCCCTCCAGCTCGCGGCCCCGCGCCGCCAGCGCACGACGGTGCACATGTCCGACCTGGCGCCCCAGCACTACGGCGCCGAGGCCGACGTCGCCTGA
- a CDS encoding TylF/MycF/NovP-related O-methyltransferase, giving the protein MPSAVQRAMANARLKSKVVIAKVGRDSLRLDTIVNLPKIETWRREHVPAGTPAFDHREEMYDHLHETLIGDNPVDYLEFGVFEGNSLRHWANLNKNADSRFYGFDSFEGLPETWKRFDNKMVKAHFDVNGALPDIEDDRVEFIAGWFQESVDPFLEKFTPESQLIVHIDADLYSSALYVLTRLNALLVPGTIVVFDEFSSVLNEFQALENYCSAYQREYDVLAHSWYYFGQVAIQMR; this is encoded by the coding sequence ATGCCTTCTGCAGTTCAGCGCGCCATGGCGAATGCTCGCCTCAAGTCGAAGGTTGTCATTGCCAAGGTGGGCAGAGACAGCCTCCGGCTGGACACCATCGTCAACCTGCCCAAGATCGAGACGTGGCGCCGTGAGCACGTCCCGGCAGGCACGCCGGCCTTCGACCACCGCGAAGAGATGTACGACCACCTCCACGAGACGCTGATCGGCGACAACCCGGTCGACTACCTCGAGTTCGGGGTGTTCGAGGGCAACTCGCTGCGTCACTGGGCCAACCTCAACAAGAACGCGGATTCCCGGTTCTACGGGTTCGACTCCTTCGAGGGTCTGCCCGAGACCTGGAAGCGGTTCGACAACAAGATGGTCAAGGCGCACTTCGACGTCAACGGCGCCCTGCCGGACATCGAGGACGACCGCGTCGAGTTCATCGCCGGCTGGTTCCAGGAGAGCGTCGACCCGTTCCTGGAGAAGTTCACGCCCGAGTCGCAGTTGATCGTTCACATCGACGCTGACCTCTACTCCTCGGCGCTCTACGTCCTGACCCGCCTCAACGCCCTGCTGGTGCCCGGCACGATCGTGGTCTTCGACGAGTTCTCATCGGTGCTCAACGAGTTCCAGGCCTTGGAGAACTACTGCTCCGCCTACCAGCGTGAGTACGACGTCCTGGCCCACTCCTGGTACTACTTCGGCCAGGTCGCGATCCAGATGCGCTGA
- a CDS encoding O-antigen ligase family protein, translated as MPNQTVARPPKAPSGDGTTGVLETRLVTGLLVLVALGLVYIAARGPIAAVAAGMLAVLLLLLAVLGRERLAFFAMMGAFATAPMNKGIAPGGAESPITPTDLLFGLAVMLLVPTLLRRSLRLPLAYTIGISLILITGTLSTLFSPDPLFSAIQFVQWLVVILGLLGLFALWAPTWKMIDVLLWSYVAGQMISIAYAPIGGAVGNRYQGLSHHTNEFGGAGVMAFATLMYLWRRNDAVWYRALVALAMAASVGSVLASGSRAAAAVIAGLVLMIPFVERSALKGFVLAILGALFVFSLPFVIGNSGEGSALARLAGSADAIGADRARTEAQDFGINLFLQHPLVGNGFSEALYVHNVVLGVASSVGVIGLLGYFLVLFTLARPIIGNHPNRRLGYVVWAFIAITPTFPGLEDRTLWVPMAPAILLAIQVRMTSDKKKPAAKTALVTR; from the coding sequence GTGCCGAACCAGACAGTCGCGCGGCCGCCGAAGGCGCCGTCCGGTGACGGCACGACCGGCGTCCTCGAAACGCGCCTGGTCACCGGCCTCCTGGTCCTGGTCGCGCTCGGCCTCGTCTACATCGCGGCCCGCGGCCCGATCGCGGCCGTCGCCGCGGGCATGCTGGCTGTCCTCTTGCTCCTGTTGGCCGTGCTCGGCCGGGAGCGGCTCGCCTTCTTCGCGATGATGGGGGCGTTCGCCACCGCGCCCATGAACAAGGGCATTGCGCCCGGCGGCGCGGAAAGCCCCATCACGCCCACGGACCTCCTGTTCGGCCTCGCGGTGATGCTCCTGGTCCCGACGCTCTTGCGGCGCTCCCTGCGACTGCCGCTGGCCTACACGATCGGCATCTCGCTGATCCTGATCACGGGCACGCTGTCGACCCTGTTCTCCCCGGATCCGCTGTTCAGCGCCATTCAGTTCGTGCAGTGGCTGGTCGTCATCCTCGGCCTGCTCGGCCTGTTCGCGTTGTGGGCACCGACCTGGAAGATGATCGACGTCCTCCTCTGGAGCTACGTCGCGGGGCAGATGATCAGCATCGCCTACGCGCCGATCGGCGGTGCGGTCGGCAACCGCTACCAGGGCCTGTCCCACCACACGAACGAGTTCGGTGGCGCCGGCGTGATGGCGTTCGCGACCCTGATGTACCTCTGGCGTCGCAACGACGCGGTCTGGTACCGCGCCCTGGTGGCGCTGGCGATGGCTGCGAGTGTCGGCTCCGTTCTGGCGAGCGGTAGCCGCGCGGCGGCCGCCGTGATCGCCGGACTGGTACTGATGATCCCCTTCGTCGAGCGCTCCGCCCTCAAGGGTTTCGTGCTCGCCATCCTGGGCGCGCTGTTCGTCTTCTCGCTTCCTTTCGTCATCGGCAACTCGGGCGAGGGGTCGGCGCTGGCCCGCCTTGCCGGCTCGGCCGACGCGATCGGCGCCGACCGGGCCCGCACCGAGGCCCAGGACTTCGGCATCAACCTGTTCCTGCAGCATCCGTTGGTCGGCAACGGGTTCTCGGAAGCGCTGTACGTCCACAACGTCGTGCTCGGGGTCGCCTCGAGCGTCGGCGTGATCGGCCTGCTCGGCTATTTCCTGGTGCTGTTCACCTTGGCGCGCCCGATCATCGGCAACCATCCGAACCGGCGTCTGGGGTACGTCGTGTGGGCGTTCATCGCCATCACGCCGACGTTCCCCGGCCTCGAGGACCGGACCCTCTGGGTGCCCATGGCGCCCGCGATCCTGCTTGCCATCCAGGTGCGGATGACCTCCGACAAGAAGAAACCGGCCGCGAAGACCGCGCTCGTGACCCGCTGA
- a CDS encoding MoaD/ThiS family protein — MQVIRVRYWAAARSAAGVPEEDIDVPGPVSLTELVAEIVRRHPDGRLPDVVKACSVLIGDRPVSSGDPAEVVVRPGDTVEFLPPFAGG, encoded by the coding sequence ATGCAGGTCATCCGGGTCCGCTACTGGGCGGCCGCACGATCTGCTGCCGGAGTGCCCGAGGAGGACATCGATGTCCCGGGCCCGGTCTCGCTGACCGAACTGGTCGCCGAGATCGTGCGTCGCCACCCGGACGGCCGCCTTCCCGACGTCGTCAAGGCGTGCTCGGTGTTGATCGGTGACCGTCCGGTGTCGTCCGGAGACCCGGCCGAGGTCGTCGTACGCCCGGGGGACACGGTGGAGTTCCTGCCGCCGTTCGCCGGGGGATGA